From a single Desulforegula conservatrix Mb1Pa genomic region:
- a CDS encoding NUDIX domain-containing protein, with the protein MDKTYRNPLLTVDAIIETESGIILIERKNPPYGWALPGGFVDYGESLETAVIREAREETSLDIDIEEQFHAYSDPYRDPRKHTVSVVFIVKHDPNQTPYAMDDAKALRVFPLSEIPEDLAFDHGKIISDYIRYKNGESKKGIFRR; encoded by the coding sequence ATGGACAAAACTTACAGAAATCCCCTTCTGACTGTTGACGCAATAATTGAAACGGAATCAGGAATTATTCTAATAGAGAGAAAAAACCCTCCATATGGATGGGCTCTTCCAGGTGGATTTGTGGATTACGGCGAGTCACTCGAAACCGCTGTCATCAGGGAAGCAAGAGAAGAAACGAGCCTTGATATAGACATAGAAGAACAGTTTCATGCATACTCGGATCCTTATAGGGATCCGAGAAAACACACTGTATCTGTTGTATTCATAGTAAAGCATGATCCTAACCAGACTCCATATGCCATGGACGATGCAAAAGCCCTGAGGGTGTTTCCTTTGTCTGAAATCCCTGAAGATCTTGCATTTGACCACGGTAAAATTATTTCTGACTACATCAGATATAAAAACGGAGAGTCTAAAAAAGGAATCTTCAGAAGATAA
- the rsmG gene encoding 16S rRNA (guanine(527)-N(7))-methyltransferase RsmG translates to MEIGDIKWNETILKGAAELDVIISENQAQLMALHCKELVAWNRITNLTSITDPEEIAVKHVIDSLAPANMMKKQARIIDIGTGGGFPGIPLKILRNDLDVLLLDSSRKKISFLKQVIIKTGLKGISAVHSRAEDLSTKPGMTGSFDIAICRAFSSLENILNMASPFLKNDGIIIAMKGKEAGTEAEQFIAGTGHFVDLTIKEYELPLMCQERAIITIKGASKN, encoded by the coding sequence ATGGAAATTGGCGATATAAAATGGAATGAAACAATATTAAAAGGCGCTGCAGAGCTGGATGTCATTATATCCGAAAATCAGGCCCAGCTAATGGCACTTCACTGCAAGGAACTGGTTGCATGGAACAGAATAACCAATCTGACATCAATCACAGATCCCGAAGAAATTGCTGTAAAGCATGTCATTGACTCCCTTGCGCCGGCAAATATGATGAAAAAGCAGGCAAGGATTATTGACATAGGAACAGGAGGAGGCTTCCCTGGCATACCTCTTAAAATTTTACGAAACGATCTTGATGTACTCCTCCTTGACTCCTCAAGAAAAAAAATAAGCTTTTTAAAACAGGTCATCATAAAAACAGGCTTGAAGGGCATTAGTGCCGTACATTCAAGGGCCGAAGATCTTTCCACAAAACCAGGAATGACAGGATCTTTCGATATCGCAATATGCAGGGCTTTTTCAAGCCTCGAGAATATATTGAACATGGCATCTCCTTTCTTAAAAAATGACGGGATAATAATTGCCATGAAAGGTAAAGAAGCAGGAACTGAAGCCGAACAATTCATTGCCGGTACCGGACATTTTGTCGACCTTACAATTAAGGAATACGAGTTGCCGCTAATGTGTCAGGAAAGAGCAATAATAACAATTAAGGGTGCCTCGAAAAATTAG
- a CDS encoding Crp/Fnr family transcriptional regulator, whose product MTNPESIMVNQEILERLRTIPVLKAFDDEELQELLKMSEIREYGPGDLILEEGKTDGWIFYLVSGKVTISKKGKQLVTLETTGDVFGEMGAINGTVRSASVHALDSAICLSLNVVDIDKFSAKNRFAFRYIIYREFAQILANRLRETTEELIKAKEEIEKLNVMNRLMAVTEELQKAQKEIAELKSR is encoded by the coding sequence ATGACAAATCCGGAAAGCATAATGGTAAACCAGGAAATACTGGAACGACTCAGGACGATTCCTGTACTCAAGGCTTTTGACGACGAAGAACTTCAGGAGCTGCTCAAGATGAGTGAAATCAGAGAGTATGGCCCTGGTGATCTTATTCTTGAGGAAGGTAAAACAGATGGATGGATTTTCTATCTTGTTTCCGGGAAAGTAACCATAAGCAAGAAGGGTAAACAATTAGTAACCCTTGAAACAACCGGGGATGTTTTCGGAGAAATGGGGGCAATAAACGGGACAGTGCGCTCGGCTTCTGTCCATGCCCTGGATTCTGCAATATGCCTGTCCCTTAATGTTGTGGACATTGATAAATTCTCAGCAAAAAACAGGTTCGCTTTCAGATATATAATATACAGGGAGTTCGCACAGATTCTTGCAAACAGGCTGAGAGAGACAACTGAAGAGCTCATTAAGGCAAAAGAAGAGATTGAAAAGTTAAATGTAATGAACCGGCTGATGGCTGTCACAGAAGAACTTCAAAAAGCTCAGAAAGAAATTGCCGAACTAAAAAGCAGATAA
- a CDS encoding AAA family ATPase, whose protein sequence is MIECMKLHKPIRQMEVGEEGYLQIGSLLNDERGRVWLNLNGKVSENYGGLLTPAVKRVDSTDKGFDVDTITVVTPYMGISHILHKVPDMICLDEETESAQVLSVSEDNHSKEAAGASDVVSPLYNIFMNTSVFNEVLIRTSVPEVIRGEKPAFSGVILYGKGGTGKTALQKAIAQVYERAGAHSVELNVASLSEKYVGSLAHNLDEKIAEINNVSIKSGRPAYIFLDEATSLVISSEAHNSSGMDYYQEAVDVLKKYISNYPNLVFSITTNAKPDIFDDTLIREGRLAPVHIPPPGEEERKAMWKHFMEKHDVVKGLNEEHYTELATIIPGKTGAFISEFCRSYVPRKKLAMETAAAGSKNLLDALARGSYVSLEDVRRKVTFEGIKEDINALNGKSNEKNPKSRVGFI, encoded by the coding sequence ATGATAGAATGCATGAAACTCCATAAACCCATAAGACAGATGGAAGTTGGCGAAGAGGGCTATCTCCAGATTGGTTCTCTGCTAAATGATGAAAGAGGCCGGGTTTGGTTGAATCTCAACGGAAAAGTATCAGAAAATTATGGCGGCCTCCTTACTCCTGCTGTGAAAAGAGTTGATTCGACTGACAAGGGTTTTGATGTCGATACAATTACGGTCGTAACTCCGTATATGGGGATATCACATATCCTTCATAAAGTTCCTGACATGATTTGTCTGGACGAAGAAACAGAATCAGCGCAGGTATTATCAGTATCTGAGGATAATCATTCCAAAGAAGCAGCTGGAGCATCTGACGTTGTTTCTCCTTTATACAATATTTTCATGAACACTTCAGTGTTCAATGAAGTGCTCATAAGGACAAGTGTCCCGGAAGTAATCAGGGGAGAAAAGCCAGCGTTCAGCGGTGTAATCCTTTATGGCAAAGGCGGAACCGGCAAGACAGCTCTTCAGAAGGCAATAGCACAGGTTTATGAAAGAGCCGGAGCTCATTCAGTTGAACTCAATGTCGCGTCCTTGTCTGAGAAATACGTAGGCTCTCTTGCCCATAATCTTGACGAGAAAATTGCTGAAATAAATAATGTTTCAATAAAATCAGGCAGACCGGCCTATATTTTTCTGGATGAAGCGACTTCACTCGTAATATCTTCAGAAGCGCATAATTCTTCAGGCATGGATTATTATCAGGAGGCTGTGGATGTTCTTAAAAAATATATTTCTAATTATCCTAATCTTGTTTTCAGTATAACAACAAACGCCAAACCGGATATTTTCGATGATACTTTAATAAGAGAAGGACGGCTTGCTCCTGTCCATATACCGCCTCCTGGCGAAGAAGAAAGAAAAGCGATGTGGAAGCATTTCATGGAAAAGCATGATGTTGTGAAAGGTCTGAATGAAGAACATTACACCGAGCTTGCCACAATAATACCTGGAAAGACCGGAGCATTCATAAGCGAGTTTTGCAGAAGTTATGTGCCAAGAAAAAAGCTTGCAATGGAGACAGCTGCGGCCGGAAGCAAAAATCTTCTCGATGCTTTGGCAAGGGGCAGTTATGTATCACTTGAAGATGTTCGGCGCAAAGTAACATTTGAAGGAATTAAAGAAGATATAAATGCTTTGAACGGAAAGTCTAATGAAAAAAATCCAAAATCCAGGGTCGGTTTTATATGA
- a CDS encoding acetolactate synthase large subunit, translated as MNSAELLVKCLENEGVKYIFGLPGEENAWLLMALEQSTIRFILCRHEQGAAFMANLYGRLTGNPGVCLSTLGPGATNLITGIADANMDRVPLVAIIAQADSHRLHKEGHQNIDLVSLFKHITKRSCTIFHPDSIPEITRKAFKTAREEKPGACLIELPCDIASMHAESRLKPLRAENPGRPLPDRDLIKKAATHIMASNNPIIIAGNGVIREEAYRELRIFAEKTGIGVTSTFMAKGAVSKCSEQNLFTIGLEAEDYECMAIKEADLVIAAGYDFVEYSPKKWNPDGNDSHKKIIHIDYLPAETDECYMPNIEVTGDISEAFRILTSIISNSETHFDLSFQHETRKKIIKDLESHKSINQKGLISPQKIILEISKAMSDKDILISDVGAHKLWIARYFHTENPRTCFIPNGFCPMGFALPGAVGAKIACPDKKIIAVCGDGGFLMNMQEMETASRIGANIVVMVWEDGEFGLIKWKQDNLFGHHTDLHFNNPDFADLARAFGWYGKRITDSAAISEELYKAFNCGKPALISIPVDYRENMKLSEHLRDISKTN; from the coding sequence ATGAACAGCGCAGAGCTTCTTGTAAAATGCCTTGAAAATGAAGGTGTAAAATATATTTTTGGGTTGCCGGGGGAAGAAAATGCCTGGCTTCTGATGGCTCTCGAGCAGTCAACGATAAGATTCATACTCTGCCGTCATGAGCAAGGCGCTGCATTCATGGCCAATTTGTACGGCAGACTCACAGGAAATCCAGGAGTCTGCCTTTCAACTCTTGGACCAGGAGCGACAAATCTGATCACAGGCATAGCAGATGCCAATATGGACAGAGTTCCTCTTGTCGCCATAATAGCCCAGGCAGACAGTCATAGACTGCACAAGGAAGGACACCAGAATATTGATCTGGTCTCTCTTTTCAAACACATAACAAAGCGGTCATGCACGATTTTCCACCCTGACAGCATACCTGAAATAACAAGAAAAGCCTTCAAGACAGCCAGAGAAGAAAAACCCGGAGCCTGTCTGATAGAGCTTCCCTGCGACATAGCGTCAATGCATGCGGAGTCCAGACTCAAGCCCCTGAGGGCTGAAAACCCAGGAAGACCGCTTCCTGACAGGGATTTAATAAAAAAAGCCGCAACACATATCATGGCGTCAAACAATCCCATAATAATTGCCGGAAATGGCGTAATACGTGAAGAAGCGTACAGGGAACTGAGAATTTTTGCAGAAAAAACAGGCATCGGAGTCACCTCTACTTTCATGGCAAAGGGAGCAGTTTCAAAATGCAGCGAACAGAATCTTTTCACCATTGGACTTGAAGCAGAAGATTATGAGTGCATGGCTATTAAAGAAGCTGATCTGGTTATTGCCGCCGGTTATGATTTCGTCGAGTACTCGCCCAAAAAATGGAATCCTGATGGCAATGATTCTCACAAAAAAATAATCCATATTGATTATCTTCCTGCAGAAACAGATGAATGCTACATGCCGAATATTGAGGTGACAGGAGATATCTCCGAAGCATTCAGAATACTCACCAGTATTATCTCAAATTCAGAGACACACTTTGACCTGTCTTTCCAGCATGAAACCAGGAAAAAAATAATTAAGGATCTTGAAAGCCACAAAAGCATTAATCAGAAAGGATTAATATCTCCCCAGAAAATCATCCTGGAAATAAGCAAAGCAATGTCAGATAAAGACATACTCATAAGTGACGTTGGGGCTCATAAATTATGGATAGCAAGGTACTTTCATACGGAAAACCCCAGGACATGCTTTATCCCCAACGGTTTCTGCCCAATGGGTTTTGCCCTTCCCGGAGCCGTGGGGGCAAAAATTGCATGCCCTGACAAAAAAATCATCGCAGTATGCGGTGATGGCGGTTTTTTGATGAATATGCAGGAGATGGAAACAGCCTCAAGAATTGGCGCAAACATAGTTGTCATGGTCTGGGAGGACGGAGAATTCGGACTCATAAAATGGAAGCAGGACAATTTATTTGGCCATCATACGGATCTGCACTTCAATAACCCTGATTTTGCAGATCTCGCAAGGGCTTTTGGATGGTACGGAAAAAGGATCACTGACTCAGCAGCAATATCCGAAGAGCTTTATAAGGCATTCAATTGCGGAAAACCCGCTCTCATTTCAATACCAGTCGATTACAGAGAAAACATGAAGCTTTCGGAGCACCTGAGGGATATTTCAAAAACAAACTGA
- a CDS encoding methyl-accepting chemotaxis protein, whose product MRLSDISVKWKVLAVAIVGPVIIAFVFASYRIADIRAAAEDEILSKSRAFVFMAEASRDEMAKKVELGIIKPLNEIPKENLVQAVPVVTAIQTVARNAKEGNFEFRVPKESPRNPANQPTELEKKVLDEIAAGGLTEKIIKESDKIRYFRPIKLSKDCLFCHGDPKGEKDPIGGTKEGWKEGEIHGAFEIISSLEEANNKVAKARIATFLWTAIIAGLIGGISWLFVKLNLILPLTAAKKQIDFISSGDLTHTAEVKGKDELGQMNSNLNLMTQNMGKMITAIREASGSVIGSASDLSDVSGSLKSSSESTLSHLNTVAAASEEMSVNMNSIAAAVEETSTNVSMVANSAEQMASTINEISRNTENAKSISQKAVIQADDASKIMAALGGAAAQIEKVTSMITDISEQTNLLALNATIEAARAGEAGKGFAVVASEIKQLASQTVAATEEIKKRTEEIKGSTSSAASQISTISNVINDINDIVSTIAAAVEEQAATTKEIANNVVQASLGTQEVTTNVSQASLATGEITKDIAGVHSEAEGIASMSAQVNLSAKKLSDIALSMDEIVKKIKI is encoded by the coding sequence ATGAGACTAAGTGATATAAGCGTAAAATGGAAAGTTCTGGCAGTAGCCATTGTTGGCCCTGTCATCATTGCATTTGTTTTTGCGTCATACAGGATTGCGGACATAAGAGCTGCCGCAGAGGATGAAATTCTGTCAAAAAGCCGGGCCTTTGTTTTTATGGCAGAAGCTTCCAGGGATGAAATGGCTAAAAAAGTTGAACTTGGAATAATCAAGCCTTTAAATGAAATTCCAAAGGAAAATCTTGTTCAGGCGGTTCCGGTTGTAACTGCTATTCAAACTGTTGCAAGAAATGCAAAAGAGGGGAATTTTGAATTCAGGGTACCAAAAGAATCACCAAGAAACCCGGCAAATCAGCCAACTGAATTAGAGAAAAAAGTGCTTGATGAAATTGCGGCTGGAGGCCTGACAGAAAAAATAATAAAAGAGAGCGATAAAATAAGGTATTTCAGACCGATCAAGCTCTCAAAGGACTGCCTTTTCTGCCACGGTGATCCAAAAGGAGAAAAAGATCCCATAGGCGGAACAAAGGAAGGCTGGAAAGAAGGAGAAATCCATGGAGCCTTTGAAATAATAAGCTCCCTCGAAGAAGCAAATAATAAAGTAGCAAAAGCAAGAATCGCAACATTTTTATGGACAGCAATTATAGCAGGACTAATAGGCGGAATAAGCTGGCTTTTCGTAAAACTGAATCTCATATTACCTCTGACAGCGGCAAAAAAGCAGATAGACTTTATCAGCTCAGGAGATCTCACCCATACTGCAGAAGTAAAGGGCAAGGATGAATTAGGCCAGATGAATTCAAATCTTAATTTAATGACCCAAAATATGGGGAAAATGATAACAGCCATACGCGAAGCCTCAGGAAGCGTTATAGGCTCTGCCTCAGACCTGTCAGATGTTTCCGGCTCGCTTAAATCAAGCAGCGAATCTACGCTCTCCCACCTCAACACAGTTGCAGCTGCGTCTGAAGAAATGAGCGTGAATATGAACTCAATAGCCGCGGCAGTGGAAGAGACATCAACTAATGTAAGCATGGTGGCAAACTCTGCTGAACAGATGGCTTCAACAATAAATGAAATAAGCAGAAATACGGAAAACGCCAAATCAATATCCCAGAAAGCGGTAATTCAGGCAGATGACGCTTCAAAAATCATGGCTGCCTTGGGAGGAGCTGCGGCACAGATAGAAAAAGTAACTTCCATGATTACTGATATTTCAGAACAGACAAATCTTCTTGCTCTGAATGCCACAATCGAAGCGGCAAGAGCCGGAGAAGCGGGAAAAGGCTTTGCTGTAGTCGCAAGCGAAATAAAACAACTGGCGTCCCAGACAGTGGCAGCCACAGAAGAAATCAAAAAAAGGACAGAAGAAATCAAAGGCTCTACATCAAGTGCAGCATCCCAGATCAGTACAATTTCAAATGTAATCAATGATATCAATGACATAGTATCAACAATTGCCGCAGCTGTCGAAGAACAGGCCGCAACCACCAAAGAAATAGCAAACAATGTTGTCCAGGCTTCACTAGGCACCCAGGAAGTAACGACAAACGTATCCCAGGCATCTCTGGCAACCGGTGAAATAACAAAAGATATTGCAGGAGTTCATTCTGAGGCAGAAGGAATTGCTTCAATGAGTGCCCAGGTAAACCTAAGTGCAAAAAAACTTAGTGATATTGCCCTAAGCATGGATGAAATTGTAAAAAAGATAAAAATTTAA